A region of Planktomarina temperata RCA23 DNA encodes the following proteins:
- a CDS encoding GNAT family N-acetyltransferase → MSLHFTRADLSDATEISAILEEWYLANSWIPPVHDPVERADYGRVLLDHSEVTMLHWRGQCVGFLALERDIVQSLYIRSQFQRRGFGRAAMSYAQSQCDQLRLWVFQSDRRAQGFYRSLGFQVVETSDGQDNDYNLPDMMLCWRQTHG, encoded by the coding sequence GTGAGCCTGCATTTCACTCGGGCTGACCTGTCTGATGCCACAGAGATCAGCGCAATTTTGGAGGAATGGTATCTGGCGAACAGCTGGATTCCTCCGGTGCATGATCCGGTGGAGCGGGCCGATTATGGCCGTGTCTTGCTGGATCACTCTGAGGTGACGATGTTGCACTGGCGGGGGCAGTGCGTTGGATTTTTGGCTCTGGAAAGGGATATCGTGCAATCGCTTTATATTCGCTCGCAGTTTCAAAGGCGCGGGTTTGGGCGCGCGGCCATGAGCTATGCGCAATCCCAATGTGACCAGCTTCGGCTTTGGGTGTTTCAAAGTGACCGGAGGGCGCAGGGGTTTTATCGCAGCTTGGGCTTTCAGGTGGTGGAGACCAGTGATGGGCAGGATAATGATTACAATCTGCCTGATATGATGTTGTGTTGGAGGCAGACCCATGGATGA